The Brachybacterium huguangmaarense genome contains a region encoding:
- a CDS encoding Na(+)/H(+) antiporter subunit C, which produces MPVSLALLLTAGVLIACGVYLFLERTLTRVLLGFILAGNGVNLLFLVAAGPPGRAPFQGDGDESTMSDPLPFAMVLTAIVITLGVSAFVSALAYRAWQLFGHDEVPDDLEDRRVLRRSRSRRVSRRHAVRAGADLASAEGVADAPDESAPPEEGGHAPGAGTLSERHRHGALAEAQGRGAEAEDLDTDEAAGAEEPDEGGDDPLGGDLSSATDAPMDTTECDEDEEER; this is translated from the coding sequence ATGCCCGTTAGTCTCGCCCTGCTGCTGACCGCGGGCGTCCTGATCGCGTGCGGCGTCTACCTGTTCCTCGAGCGCACCCTGACCCGGGTGCTGCTCGGCTTCATCCTCGCCGGCAACGGAGTGAACCTGCTGTTCCTCGTCGCCGCGGGCCCGCCCGGGCGCGCCCCGTTCCAGGGCGACGGCGACGAATCCACCATGAGCGACCCGCTGCCCTTCGCGATGGTGCTGACCGCGATCGTCATCACCCTCGGTGTGTCCGCCTTCGTCTCCGCCCTGGCCTATCGTGCCTGGCAGCTCTTCGGCCACGACGAGGTCCCCGACGACCTCGAGGACCGTCGCGTGCTGCGCCGCAGCCGCAGCCGCCGGGTCTCCCGGCGCCACGCGGTGCGCGCCGGGGCGGACCTCGCGAGCGCCGAGGGGGTCGCCGACGCGCCCGACGAGTCCGCGCCGCCCGAGGAGGGCGGCCACGCCCCCGGGGCGGGCACCCTCTCCGAGCGCCATCGTCACGGCGCGCTCGCCGAGGCCCAGGGGCGCGGCGCCGAGGCAGAGGACCTCGACACCGACGAGGCGGCCGGTGCCGAGGAGCCGGACGAGGGAGGCGACGACCCGCTGGGCGGGGACCTCTCCTCGGCCACCGACGCGCCGATGGACACGACGGAATGCGACGAGGACGAGGAGGAGCGATGA